From the genome of Ptychodera flava strain L36383 chromosome 3 unlocalized genomic scaffold, AS_Pfla_20210202 Scaffold_27__1_contigs__length_13241970_pilon, whole genome shotgun sequence:
AATCATTCATGTTTACATTCTCATTCATAATTCAGTCACGGTAAATTTCATTTTCGCGGTTTAGCAAACGAGAATTTCAAATTCTTCGATAGTATTTTTGCCGATTGGAACTCCTTTTAAAGTGAAATCATGACGAAAATCGCAGTTACATAGATTTTACATTCCCTATTCTGAACGCTCGCTCGGACCGCAACCTGTGTTACCGGTACTTCCGGGATCAAATTGACGGTACACGGGAAAACGCGAATCGCAAATTTTGCTGTCTAGTGGACGAACACACAACAGACAGCTACAACGGAAATTGGACAAAACAAtttatttgaacattttataaCTTTCAAACATGTATGACGATCATTTGTACGCTGATCGAAGTCCCGGGACTTCAGCACACCACCACAAGTAGGGAGAATTTAAAATCTTTCGATTCGATCGACAACGCGACGTCAACAAACTGAAAAAGATCGTAACATGGCAACAAGTACAGAAAAGAATGAACATTCTAATTTCGAACTAAAAATCAGATTGACACAAAAACAACTTCAAAGGGCTTATTTTGACTTACCTGAAAACTTTCCCGAAATTTTATCTTTGTGAgaacttgaaatatttgcatatgaatccGTAGAAGCTCCATGAGGTCAGAAAACTCTTGAGCGCCGGGTCGGCGTTATTGTTCAGATGACCCCCCATGACAGCTTGCGCTATATTCGCTCTGTCACAGAAAGTATTTTGTAATTTCCGGAGACCATGTTCACTCGAATCCGTacaattttcatatcattagaaagctgaaatttcaaatatttatgaaCTGGCTCCGTATAATATGAATCATAcggaagaaaaaaaggaaaattaagTTTTAAATCTTTATTTTGGTGTATTTTTGCTGTCATTTGGCCGATTTTCGATACGTAACCACCATCATATAGGTCGAATTCTGGTCTATAAAATGACACATATAGGATTTTTCTACCTAGAAAGACGGCCTCCGGGTTTTGTCTCAAAGTTACGGCAACGACGTAAATCAACGCGCCGTTTTTTAGCGCGCGCCAGCCTGAACCAAATTTCGCTGACTTTTCAGCGGAGAAAACCATTgctcaaaataaaaattaaagaacagaaaagaacacacacaaagtttgtaaatagttttattttattacacgttttttttcttcttgaaCGACGACTTCACCTTCTTCATGATGACACTTTTTCATACGTATTTCAATGAGCACACCCCAGTGAAGGAATTTAGTTGAGCGCGCGACCCCCCTAATACAAAGCCAGTCAccctaatgaaatgaaatatgtacaaatgaaaaaagcaaacaacaataacatacaggagataaaaaatgaagaaagtctaaaacaaatcaaataaaatctacATAGGTCTACACCTGCTACACAGACAACGAGAAATCCACGTACAAGTGTTGTCTGGATCAAAACAGTTATAAAATTTATCCCAATACCATTTCGTCAATGTTACTCTAAATGTACAAAGTGAAGCAGTGGTTCTAATTGTCGCCGGTAAATTGTTCCAGAGAATGACAATTCTATTAAAGAGAAGGTGTTGGAAAGTGACAGTTTTACAATGGTTTCTATCCAGTGcgatttgaggtcaaaggtcaccaaggtcaagtgacattttgtcaaaaaaattgtgttgctaagttatccctatataccaaaaatcagacctctagctctattggctcgctcaaaattagatatgtgtataattaatgaggtacaatatgtggcgtcataaggtgtcccatcataccatatatgaaaggtttagcacttgtggttactgagttaaggacaaatatgtatattcgagatcaaaggtcaccaaggtcacgtgacattttgtcaaagcgtctgagatatctgcgtgaacagatggactcacggacggacatgacccaacctataagccccctggactttatctgtggggactaaaaactgtctcagtgcatcctttttgcaatatgaatatgatgagaaactaaatttttatttttcttggccttatacatgggagtcaatggactgccttatacatgggagtcaatggactgccttatacatgggagtctatggaggtgaaaactaaaaagtcctctaacacagccaaatttgatcgcattgtgaaacaaatcgacgtgcatctgaatgaggtagggtactatccttgtaccaagtttgaacgaaatcgccccaggcgtctctgagatatctgcgtgaatggacagacgcacgcacggacgcacgcacggacggacggatgcacgcacggacatgaccagacctataagtccccgcggacggtgtccgtggggactaaaaatcttctttgaaactgtgtatggtattactttctaattgggtgtgcaggttccaaGGAGTGATCTAAAGATGACTCAGTGAACTAAAggtgaaatgtgcaaattttgtggtactttctgccatgctttcaaatttggtacacaggtgaactgtagtaggtcattcattcaaagtcaagtactgcctgtgtgaatgagcagattatgattgtgctgttgaAGGCTGGGgtgttatttataggaatgatgcaatgtcaGACGATAATTGAtattaactgaatttgacttaaaTTGTATGTAACTATTGTACTGTACaaaccatacatgtatgtatgtatgtatgcatgtctatctgtttgtctgtctgtctgtctttctgtctgtctgtctgtctgtctgtctgtatgtatgtatgtatgtatgtatgtatgtatgtatgtatgtatgtatgtatgttagttagttagcgtgtgcggatgtatgtttgacaacattaaaaactcctaaaccgcagcacctaccatcttagtatttggtggacaggtgcacccaggggtggagattcCAATTGACAGCggctttatttccatgttaaaCCAATGATAACTTTGAAAATGCAATAATCTAAAGACAATGACTAAATTGAAATGGATAATAGAATTTAAGCATTTTGCTGGCACATTTCTACCTGATTTTCCAATTCCATAACACAGCAAAATGAAGTGAAAGTAGAACCTGCATACAGTGTATGTTCCTGGCGCATGTAGTGATACCCTGATACCCCTAATTATATGGGTCAAAACCAGCAACATGCACTCTACTTTTCATGTGCACAGACAGTTCTGGGTAAAATTATGTGGAAAGGGTTTACAACAGAAAAGCTAAGACATAATACAGTTCTCTCAATTTTTCACACAGGAAAAAGATTTGGTTCATAAGCTTTTTAAAGTGCTTGTCCCACGCTATGAAAATTTTGGAGGCAGTTACACAAAGCTGTGGTGTGTTGGTGAAAGAGGTATGCATCTCCATCCAAGTGCTTCAACGATGGCATTCTTAGAGTTTGTTGGAAATCCATTTCCTCCACTGCAGCCAGAAAAGCAAAAGAACCCTGATTGGCTCGTCAATATATTATTACAGGGAACACAAAATGAGGTCAACCCAGATGAAATCACAGACTTACTGCAAAATGTATCTCTGGGAACAAAATATGACTTTGATGGTAACCTTAGCCAAGATGTAAGGGAAACAAAGACTAACCTATCAACAAAAAAGGCAAACTCACATCAGCCATCTGAAGAAGGTACCGCTGTTTAAATAAAACTGATGTGTGATTTTCATGGTGCAACTTCAATGATTTTGTGAACTCTTCAATGGGATTTAAGAACTTATGCATCTTTGCTGTTAGCTTAATATACCTTTGTCATGGTTGAATAAAGACATTCAGTGTAGCCTTTCTGCCTCAAACAAACTATAATgatgaaagaaaaacttttaggGAAGTAGCATACTTCTTACAACCATGCAAATTGAAAGATTGGCTGTAAACTTGGTATAACAATGGTTTATACAATTGCTGAATATGgatcaacatcatgaattcATTGGTGAGTGTCCTGTATGATAGTCATGTCATGGTGTATCAATTTATACAGCTATAACGTCAATGTCTTCACTAAATAATCAGGGAAACATTGAGCTGAGCATGGTATCAGCAGCAATACTtggcagtaaacaccataaacTTTTGGATGTTCCTACACTACAATTGCAACTGATGTTATTACCAACATCAATTTTAGGCACAGGAAATTTCCATTGTCATATATACAATGATAGTACCGTTTGTTAGGATGTATGTTATACTCCAGTTGAAATCCTTGTAACCTTTGATACTTGCAGCAAATAACAGAATAACCAAAATGCAGTGTTTGCATACTGTATTTAAAGCCTGTGTGCGCATTACTAACAATTTGATCTTGGCTGTCACCTTTTGTCATACCAAGAATGCAAGCAATAtgtcgctctctctctctctctctctctctctctactttGCGACAAACAAAATACGGACATTAAAAGTAGGCAGGTTTGTACAGGATAATTTATTGAAAGAAGAAATTATATTGCCACGCCTTTAATAGTCGCACCAGCTGCTTAATGATTATGCATGCacagattcataatatactatttGAGTAACCGGAATTGTACCTGGCTTTCATGGGCgtcaccatgtttttttgagtgctcgtaaaatatcacgcctaaaaatagATAAAGAGAAAactcgtgcatatgaacgacggcatacgcaaagaatgctgggattgaattttcgaaaagcgccctctgtgtctaTAACTAGATGCAAACATTTTCAGTTTTAAGGCGGAAcgctagttttcagcttgcaagtcgAAGTTTCAGGGCAGTGCAGTTACTAGTGTGACGATGATGGCACAATATATCCCTTATAGGTAGTTCTCATGTTAAATATTGCCAATTTTTGCCCAATAGTTTTACATATTGGACAGATAATCTATACTTGTAGGGTCTGACATCGTGAACTGTTCTCATCAGCGggtaaactgggcatagttgtcgtaCAAACATATATAGCAAGTactgttatttcaattttatcctttattagtccccacggacaccatccggggggacttataggtttggtcatgtccgtgcgtgcatgcgtgcgtgcgtgcgtccgtccgtccgttcacgcagatatctcagagatgcaaggagcaatttcattcaaacttggtacaaggattacttcatatgtcatacagatgcacgtcaatttgttttgtgatactatccaatatggccgccaggcggccattttattacgatttttttcatgtacaaagccagaactcagacatgtttcaaccgattttattcaaacttggtacaaggacattgaccaatgtcatagatatgcacgtcgatttgttttgtgatacgatccaatatggccgccaggcggccattttattatgattttttcttgtacaaagccataactcaggcatgtttcaaccgattttattcaaagttggtacaaggacattgtccaatgtcatagatatgcttgtcaatttgttttgtgatacaatccaatatggctgccttgcggccattttgttacgatattttcatgtacaaagccataactctgacatgtttcaactgattttattcaaagttggtacaaggacattaaccaatgtcatagatatgcacgtcaatttttttggtgatatgatccaatatggccaccaggcggccatttcattacaattttttcatgtacagagccataagtcagacatgtttcaaccaattttattcaaagttggtacaaggacattgaccactGTAATAGATATGCacctcaatttgttttgtgatatgatccaatatggctgccttgtggccattttgttacaattttttcatgtacagagccataactcaggcatatctcaaccgattttattcaaagttggtacaaggacattgacctatgtgattcatatgcacgtcaatttgttttgtgatatgatccaatatggccgctaggcagccattttattatgattttgtcatgtacagagccataactcagacatgtttcaactgatttttttcaaaattggtacaaggacattgacttattaatacatatgtatgtcgattggtttcacgagatggtcatatggccacatggtggcaattttgttatggttgtttcatgtcgagagccataactctggcaagtctcaactgatcttattcaaagttggtacatggacatacattgacttatgtaatacatttacgtgttgatttttagctactatagactatagtctatagaagctattgggatgggtatccgtccagcgtccgtcgtcagtctgtatgtatgtatgtatgtatgtccgtttgtgaggcgtccgt
Proteins encoded in this window:
- the LOC139126355 gene encoding large ribosomal subunit protein bL17m-like produces the protein MSRRYFPSHPAQRRHGKMFRNMSRGPRERLRLLQGMITALVRHERVETSYAKGHEAQKYAERLIDVAKNGFKDPEAMQVANTWLGEKDLVHKLFKVLVPRYENFGGSYTKLWCVGERGMHLHPSASTMAFLEFVGNPFPPLQPEKQKNPDWLVNILLQGTQNEVNPDEITDLLQNVSLGTKYDFDGNLSQDVRETKTNLSTKKANSHQPSEEGTAV